A region from the Streptosporangium sp. NBC_01756 genome encodes:
- a CDS encoding type III pantothenate kinase produces MLLAIDVGNTHTVLGLFEGDEVIEHWRIATDARRTADEIAVVLQGLLGQSPLIKGTDVDGIVLCSTVPSVLNEMREMCRRYYGDVTAVIVEPGIRTGVPVRMDNPKEVGSDRIVNALAAIQLYGGPCVIVDFGTATSFDAVSAKGEYVGAVTAPGIEISVDALAAAGAQLHKVELIRPRSVIAKNTVEALQAGIIYGFAGQVDGIVERMAAELADDPDDVTVVATGSAAPLVVSEARSIDMHEPWLTLIGLRLVYHRNTA; encoded by the coding sequence ATGCTGCTTGCCATCGACGTCGGTAACACGCACACCGTTCTCGGCCTGTTCGAGGGCGACGAGGTCATCGAGCACTGGCGGATCGCCACCGACGCCCGGCGGACGGCCGACGAGATCGCCGTCGTCCTGCAGGGTCTGCTCGGCCAGTCGCCCCTGATCAAAGGCACCGACGTCGACGGCATCGTGCTCTGCTCCACGGTTCCGTCGGTGCTCAACGAGATGCGCGAGATGTGCCGCCGCTACTACGGCGACGTCACCGCGGTGATCGTCGAGCCCGGCATCCGCACCGGGGTGCCGGTCAGGATGGACAACCCGAAGGAGGTCGGCAGCGACCGGATCGTCAACGCGCTGGCGGCCATCCAGCTGTACGGCGGGCCGTGCGTCATCGTCGACTTCGGCACCGCGACCTCCTTCGACGCGGTCTCGGCCAAGGGGGAGTACGTCGGCGCGGTGACCGCCCCCGGCATCGAGATCTCGGTGGACGCGCTGGCCGCGGCCGGGGCGCAGCTGCACAAGGTGGAGCTGATCCGGCCGCGTTCGGTGATCGCCAAGAACACGGTCGAGGCACTCCAGGCGGGCATCATCTACGGGTTCGCCGGTCAGGTGGACGGGATCGTCGAGCGGATGGCCGCCGAGCTGGCCGACGACCCGGACGACGTCACGGTGGTCGCCACCGGCAGCGCGGCGCCGCTGGTGGTCAGCGAGGCACGCTCGATCGACATGCACGAGCCGTGGCTCACACTGATCGGACTCCGGCTGGTCTATCACCGCAACACCGCCTAG
- a CDS encoding L-aspartate oxidase, protein MAVPAIPQRLTAPAPGWTIDADVVVVGSGVAGLTLALRYADLDPAAKVLVVTKDVLSSGSTRWAQGGIAAVLDPRDTPAEHLSDTLVAGVGLCDSEAVRVLVTEGPAALRGLIATGARFDTDDAGELQLTREGGHRRNRIVHAGGDATGAEVQRALVQAVQESAIEVIEHALVLDLLKDAGGRTAGVTLHVMGEGERDGVGAVRAPAVVLATGGMGQVYAATTNPVVSTGDGVALALRAGAVVRDLEFVQFHPTVLWLGEDATGQQPLISEAVRGEGAVLIDAEGNRFMAGVHELADLAPRDVVAKAIMRRMRETGADHMYLDARHFGEEKWRTRFPTIHAVCLEHGIDPVTQPVPIAPAAHYASGGVRADLHGRTSVPGLYACGEVACTGVHGANRLASNSLLEGLVFAGRIAEDIHARWHADSPGTATGTGSPEDAAGTPGSPEGVAGTATVRPAIGAPVADDRPAGLVDPRARSRIQGHMSRGASVLRSQESLTEVARALVSTRWTPVAVEPCTESWEATNLLTVASVLVAAARNREETRGSHWREDFPERNDAWWLGHLDVTLTAEGMTMTYVPHGQRATELPEQVETDLVEAGLDPVAVAALFRAAADEDLQAAGDVTSLATIPAGQTDTADVVARADGVVCGLAVAEGVFAYLSEGRLVAERRVKDGEQVTRGDVLMTVTGPTRDLLTAERTALNLLTHLSGVATLTGHWVRAVRGTGARIRDSRKTLPGLRALEKYAVRCGGGVNHRMSLSDAALIKDNHVVAAGGVAGAFRAVRDAYPGLPIEVEVDRIDQIEPVLAEGAEEILLDNFAVDELALAVRLVDGRARLESSGGLTLEMAREVAETGVDYLAVGALTHSAPALDIALDLRGN, encoded by the coding sequence ATGGCGGTTCCTGCCATTCCCCAGAGGTTGACCGCGCCCGCCCCGGGCTGGACCATCGACGCGGACGTGGTGGTGGTGGGCTCCGGCGTCGCGGGGTTGACCCTGGCGCTGCGGTACGCCGACCTCGATCCCGCCGCGAAGGTGCTGGTCGTCACCAAGGACGTGCTGTCATCGGGCTCCACCCGCTGGGCGCAGGGCGGGATCGCCGCCGTGCTCGACCCGCGGGACACCCCCGCCGAGCACCTGTCCGACACCCTCGTCGCGGGCGTCGGGCTCTGCGACTCGGAAGCCGTCCGGGTGCTGGTGACCGAAGGTCCCGCCGCGCTGCGCGGGCTGATCGCCACGGGCGCCCGGTTCGACACCGACGACGCGGGCGAGCTCCAGCTCACCCGGGAGGGCGGCCACCGGCGCAACCGCATCGTGCACGCGGGCGGCGACGCCACCGGGGCGGAGGTGCAGCGGGCGCTCGTCCAGGCCGTCCAGGAGTCGGCGATCGAGGTGATCGAGCACGCGCTCGTGCTCGACCTCCTCAAGGACGCCGGCGGCCGGACCGCGGGAGTCACCCTGCATGTCATGGGCGAGGGCGAACGCGACGGCGTGGGAGCGGTCAGGGCCCCGGCCGTGGTGCTGGCCACCGGCGGCATGGGCCAGGTCTACGCCGCCACCACCAACCCCGTCGTCTCCACCGGTGACGGGGTGGCGCTGGCACTGCGGGCCGGCGCCGTGGTCAGGGACCTGGAGTTCGTCCAGTTCCACCCGACCGTGCTCTGGCTGGGCGAGGACGCGACCGGCCAGCAGCCGCTGATCTCCGAGGCGGTCAGGGGCGAGGGCGCGGTGCTGATCGACGCCGAGGGCAACCGCTTCATGGCGGGCGTCCACGAGCTCGCCGACCTCGCGCCCCGCGACGTCGTGGCCAAGGCGATCATGCGGCGGATGCGCGAGACCGGCGCCGACCACATGTATCTCGACGCCCGCCACTTCGGCGAGGAGAAGTGGCGCACCCGCTTCCCGACCATTCACGCGGTCTGCCTGGAACACGGCATCGACCCGGTGACCCAGCCCGTCCCGATCGCCCCGGCCGCCCACTACGCCAGCGGCGGCGTCCGCGCCGACCTGCACGGCCGTACCAGCGTGCCGGGCCTGTACGCCTGCGGGGAGGTGGCCTGCACCGGCGTGCACGGCGCCAACCGGCTGGCCTCCAACTCGCTGCTCGAAGGACTGGTCTTCGCCGGGCGGATCGCCGAGGACATCCACGCGCGGTGGCACGCCGACTCCCCTGGTACGGCCACCGGGACGGGCTCACCGGAGGACGCGGCCGGCACACCGGGCTCACCGGAGGGCGTGGCGGGTACGGCCACCGTACGGCCGGCCATCGGTGCACCGGTGGCCGACGACCGGCCCGCCGGTCTGGTCGACCCGAGGGCCAGGTCCAGGATCCAGGGGCACATGAGCCGGGGGGCGAGTGTGCTGCGCAGCCAGGAGTCCCTGACCGAGGTGGCCCGCGCCCTGGTGAGCACCCGGTGGACCCCGGTGGCGGTGGAACCGTGCACCGAGTCGTGGGAGGCCACCAACCTGCTGACGGTCGCGTCGGTGCTGGTGGCGGCCGCCCGCAATCGCGAGGAGACCCGCGGGTCGCACTGGCGCGAGGACTTCCCCGAACGCAACGATGCCTGGTGGCTGGGCCACCTCGACGTGACTCTGACAGCGGAGGGAATGACCATGACATACGTGCCGCACGGACAGCGCGCGACGGAGTTGCCGGAACAGGTGGAGACGGACCTGGTCGAGGCGGGTCTGGACCCGGTCGCGGTGGCCGCCCTTTTCAGGGCCGCCGCGGATGAGGACCTCCAGGCCGCGGGTGACGTCACCAGCCTCGCCACCATCCCGGCCGGGCAGACCGACACCGCCGACGTGGTGGCCCGCGCGGACGGGGTGGTCTGCGGGCTGGCCGTCGCCGAGGGCGTTTTCGCCTACCTGAGCGAGGGCCGTCTGGTGGCCGAGCGCCGGGTCAAGGACGGCGAGCAGGTCACCCGGGGCGACGTGCTGATGACCGTCACCGGCCCCACGCGGGACCTGCTGACCGCCGAGCGGACCGCGCTCAACCTGCTCACCCACCTGTCCGGCGTGGCGACCCTCACCGGGCACTGGGTCCGGGCCGTGCGAGGGACGGGCGCGCGGATCAGGGACAGCCGCAAGACGCTGCCGGGGCTGCGGGCCCTGGAGAAGTACGCTGTGCGGTGCGGCGGTGGAGTCAATCACCGTATGTCACTTTCGGATGCCGCACTGATCAAGGACAATCACGTGGTGGCCGCGGGTGGAGTAGCCGGAGCGTTCCGGGCGGTCCGGGACGCCTACCCCGGCCTGCCGATCGAGGTCGAGGTCGACCGGATCGACCAGATCGAGCCGGTGCTCGCCGAGGGCGCCGAGGAGATCCTGCTGGATAATTTCGCCGTGGACGAGCTGGCGCTGGCCGTACGGCTGGTGGACGGCAGGGCACGGCTGGAGTCGAGCGGGGGGTTGACCTTGGAGATGGCCCGTGAAGTGGCCGAAACAGGTGTCGACTACCTCGCCGTGGGCGCGCTCACCCACTCGGCACCGGCTCTTGACATCGCATTGGACCTTCGGGGGAATTGA
- a CDS encoding WXG100 family type VII secretion target, translated as MEPEPTPERWYAWGNNPELSRSWPSPHADIDVDTDGLGKVGDAIMLEVDTADGYNQADNKSPALGSWPDLADSDHAGHLGRFRKFDPPRWDALTALEETLTGISRFVVGGTHCALESYNNFGNMIFATSANYAMADSVFDEHISVLRYTVNGKGVHHETWEKKSYIWQEDNISDYDAPRIKAMLDSVEVETMLRKGGACTDLAAWSTNLQSLVEQHAKQLAGVWQGEPAELALDAFRKMHATVRALAHSIGTTGDTITRLAGAILQYQLNFESVVKLGDWEFDDDLPDWLLPSGGGAHDRARDYLRELNQQLKIAYDMLPAEIEILLPTTHSASPKYTYEKHGLKDGSDYWDSMISYTPPFSLLDHDGPAS; from the coding sequence ATGGAACCTGAACCAACACCGGAACGGTGGTACGCCTGGGGCAACAACCCCGAACTCTCCCGCTCGTGGCCCTCCCCGCACGCGGACATCGACGTCGACACCGACGGCCTCGGGAAGGTCGGCGACGCGATCATGCTGGAGGTGGACACCGCGGATGGCTACAACCAGGCCGACAACAAATCCCCAGCTCTGGGCTCCTGGCCGGACCTGGCCGATTCCGATCACGCCGGGCATCTCGGCAGGTTCAGAAAGTTCGACCCCCCGCGGTGGGATGCGCTCACCGCACTCGAGGAGACGCTGACGGGCATCAGCCGCTTCGTCGTGGGCGGAACCCATTGCGCCCTGGAGAGTTATAACAATTTCGGCAACATGATCTTCGCGACCTCGGCGAACTACGCCATGGCCGACAGCGTCTTCGACGAGCACATCTCCGTGCTGAGATACACCGTCAACGGCAAAGGCGTCCACCACGAGACCTGGGAAAAGAAGTCCTACATATGGCAAGAGGACAACATCTCGGACTACGACGCACCCAGGATCAAGGCCATGCTGGACAGCGTCGAGGTGGAGACCATGCTGCGCAAGGGCGGCGCGTGCACCGACCTGGCCGCATGGTCGACCAACCTGCAGTCCCTCGTCGAGCAGCACGCCAAACAACTGGCCGGCGTCTGGCAGGGCGAGCCGGCCGAACTCGCCCTGGACGCCTTCCGCAAGATGCACGCCACTGTCAGGGCGCTGGCCCACTCCATCGGCACGACCGGTGACACGATCACCCGGCTGGCCGGCGCGATCCTCCAATATCAGCTGAACTTCGAATCCGTGGTCAAGCTGGGCGACTGGGAGTTCGACGACGACCTGCCGGACTGGCTGCTCCCCTCAGGCGGCGGCGCACACGACCGCGCCCGCGACTACCTGCGCGAACTCAACCAGCAGCTGAAAATCGCCTACGACATGCTTCCCGCAGAGATCGAGATCCTCCTCCCCACCACCCACAGCGCTAGCCCGAAGTACACCTACGAGAAGCACGGGCTCAAGGACGGCAGCGACTACTGGGATTCCATGATCTCGTACACCCCGCCGTTCTCACTTCTGGACCACGACGGGCCGGCATCCTGA
- a CDS encoding FAD-dependent oxidoreductase, protein MAVPAIPQRLTAPAPGWTIDADVVVVGSGVAGLTLALRYAGLDPAAKVLVVTKDVLSSGSTRWAQGGIAAVLDPRDTSLWAAGSAACPALSPAPPYACERAPSGCRPVVVQK, encoded by the coding sequence ATGGCGGTTCCTGCCATTCCCCAGAGGTTGACCGCGCCCGCCCCGGGCTGGACGATCGACGCGGATGTAGTGGTGGTGGGCTCCGGTGTCGCGGGACTGACCCTGGCGCTGCGGTACGCCGGCCTCGATCCCGCGGCGAAGGTCCTGGTCGTCACCAAGGACGTGCTGTCGTCGGGCTCCACCCGCTGGGCGCAGGGCGGGATCGCCGCCGTGCTCGACCCGCGGGACACCTCGTTGTGGGCGGCGGGGTCGGCGGCCTGTCCGGCTCTCTCGCCCGCCCCGCCGTACGCATGCGAGCGGGCGCCGTCAGGATGCCGGCCCGTCGTGGTCCAGAAGTGA
- a CDS encoding WXG100 family type VII secretion target, whose translation MEPEPTPEQWYSWGNNPELSRSWPSPHADIDVDTAGLRKVGEAITLEVDTAGNDHWNDPKSSALGYWGVLDDYLARLSTFRTDEYPRWDADDPPRWDAFATLVRTLSGISDFVRAANKCTLQSYCDFGHMIFATSANYAMADSVFDKKISVLRYSVNGKGVHHETWKKKPYVWREDNVSDYDAPKIKAMLDSVRVETMVDKGGACTDLAAWLTNLQSVVEEHARQLAGAWQGEPAELALDAFRKMHATVRTLAHSIGTTGDTITWLAGVILQYQLNFESVVKLGGWEFDDDLPNWLLPSGGGAHDRARDYLRDLNQQLKIAYDLLPAEIEILLPTVRSDSPQPAYEKNGLKDGSEYWDRMLLHDPASPLLSLLEPPS comes from the coding sequence ATGGAACCTGAACCGACACCGGAACAGTGGTACTCGTGGGGGAACAACCCCGAACTCTCCCGATCCTGGCCCTCCCCGCACGCGGACATCGACGTCGACACCGCCGGCCTCAGAAAGGTCGGCGAAGCGATCACGCTGGAGGTGGACACCGCGGGTAACGACCACTGGAACGACCCTAAATCCTCCGCTCTGGGGTACTGGGGGGTCCTGGACGATTACCTCGCCCGACTCAGCACGTTCAGGACGGATGAGTACCCACGGTGGGATGCGGACGACCCCCCGCGGTGGGATGCGTTCGCCACACTCGTGAGGACGCTGTCGGGCATCAGTGACTTCGTCAGAGCCGCAAACAAGTGCACCTTGCAGAGTTACTGCGACTTCGGCCACATGATCTTCGCGACCTCGGCGAACTACGCCATGGCCGACAGCGTCTTCGACAAGAAGATCTCCGTGCTGCGGTACTCCGTCAACGGCAAAGGCGTCCACCACGAGACCTGGAAAAAGAAGCCCTACGTATGGCGAGAGGACAACGTCTCGGACTACGACGCACCCAAGATCAAGGCCATGCTGGACAGCGTCAGGGTGGAGACCATGGTGGACAAGGGCGGTGCATGCACCGACCTCGCCGCATGGTTGACCAACCTGCAGTCCGTCGTCGAGGAGCACGCCAGGCAACTGGCCGGCGCCTGGCAGGGCGAACCGGCCGAACTCGCCCTGGACGCCTTCCGCAAGATGCACGCCACCGTCAGGACTCTGGCCCACTCCATCGGCACGACCGGTGACACGATCACCTGGCTGGCCGGGGTGATCCTCCAATATCAGCTGAACTTCGAATCCGTGGTCAAGCTGGGCGGCTGGGAGTTCGACGACGACCTGCCCAACTGGCTGCTCCCCTCAGGCGGCGGCGCACACGACCGCGCCCGCGACTACCTGCGCGACCTCAACCAGCAGCTGAAAATCGCCTACGACCTGCTTCCCGCAGAGATCGAGATCCTCCTCCCCACCGTCCGCAGCGATAGCCCGCAGCCCGCCTACGAAAAGAACGGGCTCAAGGACGGCAGCGAATACTGGGATCGCATGCTCTTGCACGATCCGGCGTCCCCACTTCTGAGCCTCCTCGAGCCGCCATCCTGA
- the panC gene encoding pantoate--beta-alanine ligase, with the protein MDVIVAGDRTELVEARRTLGIGGGSSGAKAALALVPTMGALHEGHRSLMRLAREKAEHVAVSIFVNPLQFGPTEDFSRYPRTFDADLEVCAAEGVSVVFAPAAEDMYLPDRQVGVSAGQMGTVVEGAFRPGHLDGVLTVVIKLFNLVQPDVAVFGQKDAQQLAMIRRMVLDLDLPIAVVGAPTVREPDGLALSSRNRYLTSEDRGAALALSRALSAGAARRTPEEIRRAARAVLAAEPAVAVDYLVLVDPATFAEVGEEHRGAAILAVAAKAGSTRLIDNVTVVL; encoded by the coding sequence ATGGACGTGATCGTGGCGGGTGACCGCACCGAACTGGTCGAGGCGAGGCGGACACTGGGGATCGGCGGCGGATCGTCCGGGGCGAAGGCGGCCCTGGCGCTGGTGCCGACCATGGGCGCGCTGCACGAGGGGCACCGTTCGCTCATGCGGCTGGCCCGGGAGAAGGCCGAGCACGTGGCCGTGAGCATCTTCGTGAACCCGCTGCAGTTCGGCCCCACCGAGGATTTCTCCCGCTATCCCCGGACGTTCGACGCCGACCTGGAGGTCTGCGCGGCCGAGGGCGTGAGTGTGGTGTTCGCCCCCGCGGCCGAGGACATGTACCTGCCGGACCGGCAGGTCGGCGTCTCGGCCGGGCAGATGGGCACGGTCGTCGAAGGGGCGTTCCGGCCGGGACACCTGGACGGCGTGCTGACCGTCGTGATCAAGCTGTTCAACCTGGTCCAGCCGGATGTGGCCGTGTTCGGCCAGAAGGACGCCCAGCAGCTCGCGATGATCCGCCGGATGGTCCTGGATCTCGATCTGCCGATCGCCGTCGTCGGGGCGCCCACGGTCCGGGAGCCGGACGGCCTGGCACTGTCCAGCCGCAACCGCTACCTGACCTCGGAGGATCGCGGGGCGGCCCTGGCGCTGTCGCGGGCCCTGTCGGCGGGGGCCGCGCGGCGCACGCCGGAGGAGATCCGCCGGGCTGCGCGCGCCGTGCTGGCGGCGGAGCCCGCGGTGGCCGTCGACTACCTGGTGCTGGTGGATCCGGCGACCTTCGCGGAGGTCGGCGAGGAGCACAGGGGTGCGGCGATCCTCGCCGTGGCAGCCAAGGCCGGCTCCACCAGGTTGATCGACAACGTGACGGTCGTCCTCTGA
- a CDS encoding Rossmann-like and DUF2520 domain-containing protein, whose amino-acid sequence MYAGDRPARLAVGVVGAGRVGSALGAALARAGHRIVAASGVSDSSRERAAERLGLTPTRPEDVVAAADLVLLAVPDDVLPDLVSGLVGTGADLRGKLVAHTSGAYGLAVLNPAIKAGALPLALHPVMTFTGKDDDLRRLVGISYGVTAPDPLRPVAEALVIEMEGEPVWIADEDRPLYHAALANAANHMVTLVAESSELLQKIGVEQPGRMLGPLLSAALDNVLRLGIAGLTGPVVRGDAGTVRKHVDALILAAPEAADAYVALARLTADRALAAGLLKPEAAERLLDALGGNIWT is encoded by the coding sequence ATGTACGCAGGTGATCGCCCGGCACGGCTGGCCGTCGGAGTGGTCGGGGCGGGCCGGGTCGGGTCGGCGCTCGGTGCCGCGCTCGCGCGTGCGGGCCATCGGATCGTGGCCGCCAGCGGGGTCTCCGACTCCTCCAGGGAGCGGGCGGCCGAGCGGCTCGGTCTGACCCCCACCCGCCCGGAGGACGTGGTGGCCGCCGCGGACCTCGTCCTGCTGGCGGTCCCCGACGACGTGCTCCCCGACCTGGTCTCCGGTCTGGTCGGCACCGGCGCCGACCTGCGGGGCAAACTGGTGGCGCACACCAGCGGGGCGTACGGCCTGGCCGTGCTGAACCCGGCGATCAAGGCGGGGGCGCTGCCACTGGCGCTCCATCCGGTGATGACCTTCACCGGCAAGGACGACGACCTCCGCCGGCTTGTCGGCATCTCCTACGGCGTCACCGCTCCCGACCCGCTCCGGCCGGTGGCCGAAGCCCTGGTCATCGAGATGGAGGGGGAGCCGGTCTGGATCGCGGACGAGGACCGCCCGCTCTACCACGCCGCCCTGGCGAACGCGGCCAACCACATGGTTACGCTGGTCGCGGAGTCCTCGGAGCTGCTGCAGAAGATCGGGGTGGAGCAGCCGGGCCGGATGCTCGGCCCGTTGCTGAGCGCGGCTCTGGACAACGTGCTGCGGCTCGGCATCGCCGGGTTGACCGGTCCGGTGGTGCGCGGAGACGCCGGCACGGTCCGCAAGCACGTGGACGCGCTGATCCTGGCGGCACCCGAGGCCGCGGACGCCTACGTGGCCCTCGCTAGGCTCACGGCGGACCGGGCGCTGGCGGCCGGGTTGCTCAAACCCGAGGCCGCCGAGCGCCTCCTGGACGCCCTGGGAGGAAACATATGGACGTGA
- a CDS encoding SAM-dependent methyltransferase, translating into MWLTWRAAMEQALYGENGFYLRECPSGHFRTSVGASPVFAEAVLRELIAVDDALGNPPAVDLVDIGAGEGELAAGVLSAAPPELRSRLRVTGVDLASRPARLPGEIGWAAAVPDGICGLVVANEWLDNVPVDVAEQTADGPRLILVDPATGAERLGDRPQETDLAWLSRWWPMRTVGERAEIGRPRDEAWTTVIVRLARGRAIAIDYAHPVDDRPPYGTLTGYRDGAAVAPVPDGSCDITAHVALDACAAAGERAGAATTVLTTQRQALRALGVTGTRPPVDLARTDPRGYLQTLARSSQEAELIAPEGLGGFGWLAQDRL; encoded by the coding sequence GTGTGGCTCACCTGGCGTGCCGCGATGGAGCAAGCGCTCTACGGCGAGAACGGCTTCTACCTGCGCGAGTGTCCCTCGGGGCACTTCCGGACCTCCGTCGGTGCCTCCCCCGTCTTCGCCGAGGCCGTGTTGCGCGAGCTCATCGCGGTGGACGACGCACTCGGCAACCCACCGGCGGTCGACCTGGTGGACATCGGCGCGGGCGAGGGCGAACTGGCGGCCGGGGTGCTCTCCGCCGCACCGCCCGAGCTGCGCTCCCGGTTGCGGGTGACCGGGGTGGACCTGGCCTCCCGGCCCGCCCGGCTGCCCGGGGAGATCGGATGGGCCGCCGCCGTGCCGGACGGGATCTGCGGCCTCGTGGTCGCCAACGAATGGCTGGACAACGTGCCCGTGGACGTCGCCGAGCAGACGGCGGACGGCCCCCGCCTGATCCTGGTCGATCCCGCCACCGGCGCCGAACGGCTCGGAGACAGGCCGCAGGAGACCGACCTGGCCTGGCTGTCCCGCTGGTGGCCGATGCGGACGGTGGGCGAACGGGCCGAGATCGGCAGGCCGCGCGACGAGGCCTGGACCACGGTGATCGTACGGCTGGCACGCGGCCGGGCGATCGCGATCGACTACGCACACCCGGTGGACGACCGCCCGCCGTACGGGACGCTGACCGGCTACCGCGACGGAGCGGCCGTGGCGCCCGTGCCGGACGGATCGTGCGACATCACCGCCCATGTGGCCCTGGACGCCTGCGCCGCCGCCGGAGAGCGCGCCGGGGCCGCCACGACGGTCCTGACCACCCAACGGCAGGCGCTGCGCGCCCTGGGCGTCACCGGGACCCGCCCACCCGTCGACCTCGCCCGTACCGACCCGCGCGGCTACCTCCAGACCCTGGCCAGATCCTCACAGGAGGCGGAGCTGATCGCCCCCGAGGGGCTGGGCGGCTTCGGCTGGCTCGCCCAGGACCGGCTCTGA
- a CDS encoding DUF397 domain-containing protein: MPPSDLADAIWRKSSYSGGSSDNCVEVATNLPGVVAVRDSKDPSGPVLAFTPAVWHDFLKSVRDGDL, from the coding sequence ATGCCACCCTCTGACCTGGCTGATGCCATATGGCGGAAGAGCAGCTACAGCGGCGGAAGCAGTGACAACTGCGTGGAGGTGGCCACGAACCTGCCCGGCGTCGTCGCCGTGCGCGACAGCAAGGATCCGTCCGGTCCGGTGCTGGCCTTCACCCCGGCGGTCTGGCATGACTTCCTCAAGAGCGTCCGTGACGGAGATCTCTGA